The following proteins come from a genomic window of Pseudomonas putida:
- a CDS encoding PAAR domain-containing protein: protein MRGLFALATRRHGAILFFRFHHHAVRRYEVGMKGIIRVGDRTTGGGTVLAGSSSMRFGGIYVAGEGDPVSCPIPGHRRTVIAEGHSAFRDNGVPVAFDGHRCACGCVLISSMPSGGAR, encoded by the coding sequence ATGAGGGGTTTATTCGCGTTGGCGACAAGACGACACGGGGCAATACTGTTTTTCAGGTTCCATCACCATGCAGTTCGGCGTTATGAGGTTGGTATGAAAGGAATAATTCGAGTGGGCGACAGGACTACAGGAGGTGGAACCGTGCTTGCTGGTTCTAGTTCAATGCGCTTTGGCGGTATTTACGTGGCTGGCGAAGGAGATCCCGTCAGTTGCCCTATTCCTGGCCACAGACGCACCGTGATCGCAGAAGGGCATTCCGCTTTCAGAGATAACGGTGTGCCAGTTGCGTTTGACGGACACCGTTGCGCGTGCGGGTGCGTTTTGATTTCGTCTATGCCTAGCGGTGGTGCGAGATAG
- the tssA gene encoding type VI secretion system protein TssA: protein MSLKRLVESCLPTSEPLVIARKHGESWEPWLTPINGDVPVGEDPGYDDDFQRMREEVNKLSGADVDLVAQLAHKLLQQSCKDLRVATYYLWARLHRDGETGLADGLSLLAALMERYASDILPARPNSRKMALEWLAGSRVQASLSLYPQVVKAETERTVAALVWLEHGFSHWPEDQRPRLDALYGALNSRLAASGGVDAIVPQTGSESPGDGRAASPSPTPIKSGRDLLDSGRGLASYLRDQPEGWLAAHRLMKSLRWDTVHQVPPQTAQGITRLAPPRGEYRAQLKRLHLQQSWSELIDQVEQMYAEGVNHFWLDLQWYLHQALSKSAEPYKSWADIVKHDLAMLLHRLPGVELLCWSDGSPFADEATREWINQQVSGNRPEQWLPTAAPASSAAACEILVLEPEALAQADADGVEQALAWLASRPDVQTGRQRWLLRLLMARVAEQCGKAELAIHLFTELDAAAQRHTFADWEPDLLFEVKARLLKLLRLKAQRNDADRPALARQMEHQLAALVSIDPVRAAVLCS, encoded by the coding sequence ATGAGCCTGAAAAGACTGGTAGAGAGCTGTTTGCCCACCAGCGAGCCGCTGGTCATTGCCCGCAAACACGGCGAATCCTGGGAGCCTTGGCTAACGCCTATCAACGGCGATGTACCGGTGGGAGAGGACCCGGGCTACGACGACGACTTCCAGCGCATGCGCGAAGAGGTCAACAAACTCTCCGGGGCGGATGTGGACCTTGTTGCGCAACTGGCGCATAAGCTACTCCAGCAGTCCTGCAAAGACCTTCGTGTTGCCACCTACTACCTCTGGGCACGTTTGCACAGGGACGGTGAGACCGGCTTGGCAGATGGCCTGAGTTTGCTGGCGGCGCTGATGGAACGCTATGCCTCCGACATCCTGCCGGCGCGTCCCAATAGCCGCAAGATGGCCTTGGAGTGGCTTGCCGGCAGCAGGGTCCAGGCAAGCCTGTCGCTGTACCCTCAAGTGGTCAAGGCTGAAACCGAGCGAACGGTGGCTGCTTTGGTGTGGTTGGAGCACGGCTTCAGCCATTGGCCAGAAGACCAGCGGCCACGACTGGACGCCTTGTACGGCGCCCTCAACAGTCGACTCGCCGCGTCGGGAGGTGTTGATGCAATCGTCCCCCAGACTGGCAGTGAGTCACCTGGAGACGGTAGGGCGGCAAGCCCGAGCCCGACCCCCATAAAGTCGGGCCGAGATTTGCTGGACAGTGGTAGAGGGCTAGCCAGCTATCTACGTGATCAACCAGAAGGGTGGTTGGCGGCGCATCGGCTGATGAAGAGTTTGCGCTGGGACACCGTGCATCAGGTGCCGCCGCAAACTGCCCAGGGGATTACCCGCCTGGCGCCGCCTCGCGGCGAGTATCGCGCTCAGCTCAAGCGCTTGCACCTGCAGCAAAGCTGGAGCGAGTTGATTGATCAGGTCGAGCAAATGTATGCCGAAGGCGTCAACCACTTCTGGTTGGATCTGCAATGGTATCTCCATCAGGCCTTGAGCAAATCCGCTGAGCCCTACAAAAGCTGGGCGGATATCGTCAAACACGATCTGGCCATGCTGCTGCACCGTCTGCCGGGCGTGGAGCTGCTGTGTTGGAGCGATGGCTCGCCATTCGCCGATGAAGCCACGCGTGAGTGGATCAACCAGCAGGTCAGCGGTAACCGCCCAGAACAATGGCTGCCCACAGCGGCCCCCGCATCGTCGGCGGCTGCATGCGAAATACTCGTCTTGGAACCCGAGGCACTGGCGCAAGCGGATGCTGATGGCGTGGAGCAGGCACTGGCGTGGCTGGCGAGCCGTCCAGATGTGCAGACCGGGCGGCAACGTTGGTTACTGCGTTTGTTGATGGCGCGAGTGGCCGAACAGTGCGGCAAGGCAGAGCTGGCCATTCATTTGTTCACTGAGCTCGACGCTGCCGCGCAACGCCACACATTTGCCGACTGGGAGCCCGACCTGCTCTTCGAGGTCAAGGCGCGTTTACTCAAGCTGCTGCGTTTGAAAGCCCAGCGCAACGATGCTGACCGGCCTGCGTTGGCGCGGCAAATGGAACATCAGTTGGCAGCACTTGTATCCATTGACCCGGTACGTGCTGCAGTCCTGTGCAGCTAA
- the tssF gene encoding type VI secretion system baseplate subunit TssF, translated as MTTDNLTLRYFDAEMRYLREAGKEFAQAFPDRAAQLNLDKPGAEDPFVERLFEGFAFLMGRLREKLDDDLPELTEGLVSLLWPHYLRTIPSLAIVELMPDVSQMKGCEAVARGFQVLSQPVGQHRTRCRYSTTQDLTLRPLNLETVRLDHESDGRAVLRLRFARGALASWDQLDLAHIPLYLNGDAALASVLHQALTLNVQALHVRLPGEAQRKAFAGQFKPKGFADDDRLWPKGDSAFSGYQLLLEYFTFREKFMFVTLCGLESLVLPADAPWFELEVVLSETWSHTFTPTQEHIRLHAVPVINLFALEADPLILDPLQNEYLLRPMRLQDGHTEIYSVDKVSGAKDSVRQDYVPFSSFRHKGGMLRDEAPERYFHTRLRRGANGLHDTWLILGGEGFDKDVLLNRKSLSLRLTGTNGQLPRKALRSTLLDAAAQSTQAGLRVRNLTAPTLPCYPPNRDRFHWRVLSHLGSNFLPMLNSAEVLRGTLALYEWTGSETNRRRLEAIVDVKHHLIQRFEKGFLLRGVDIEVTVDSNGFSGEGDICLFGEMLSRFFALYADIHLCTQLTMILQPTGRCLRWSEHHSQRIPG; from the coding sequence TTGACTACGGACAACCTAACCCTGCGTTACTTCGACGCTGAAATGCGCTACCTGCGGGAAGCGGGCAAGGAGTTTGCCCAAGCTTTCCCGGATCGGGCGGCGCAGCTCAACCTGGATAAGCCCGGCGCTGAAGACCCCTTTGTTGAGCGTTTGTTCGAAGGCTTTGCGTTCCTGATGGGGCGTCTGCGTGAGAAATTGGACGATGACTTGCCAGAACTGACCGAGGGGCTGGTGAGTCTCCTGTGGCCCCACTACTTGCGCACCATCCCGTCACTGGCCATCGTCGAACTGATGCCAGATGTCAGTCAGATGAAAGGCTGCGAGGCGGTCGCAAGAGGCTTTCAGGTGCTATCACAACCGGTGGGTCAGCACCGTACCCGCTGCCGCTACTCCACCACGCAGGATTTGACGCTACGACCGCTCAATCTGGAAACCGTGCGACTTGACCATGAGTCAGATGGGCGTGCAGTTCTACGCCTACGCTTCGCGCGTGGAGCACTGGCCAGCTGGGATCAACTCGACCTCGCGCATATCCCCTTGTATCTGAATGGCGACGCGGCGCTTGCCAGTGTGCTGCACCAGGCGCTGACATTGAATGTGCAGGCGCTGCATGTGCGCTTGCCAGGCGAGGCGCAGCGCAAGGCATTTGCGGGGCAATTCAAGCCAAAGGGGTTTGCGGACGATGATCGCCTTTGGCCAAAAGGCGACAGCGCCTTCAGCGGTTATCAGTTGTTGCTGGAGTACTTTACGTTCCGCGAGAAGTTCATGTTCGTGACGCTCTGCGGCCTGGAATCGCTCGTGCTGCCTGCGGACGCGCCCTGGTTCGAACTTGAAGTAGTACTCAGTGAGACGTGGTCGCATACGTTTACGCCGACGCAAGAGCACATTCGTTTGCACGCGGTCCCCGTGATCAACTTATTTGCACTGGAGGCTGATCCACTCATCTTGGACCCGTTGCAGAATGAATACTTGCTTCGCCCGATGCGCTTGCAGGACGGTCATACAGAGATCTACTCGGTAGACAAGGTTTCTGGAGCGAAAGACAGCGTTCGTCAGGATTACGTGCCGTTCAGCAGCTTTCGTCACAAAGGGGGGATGCTTCGCGATGAGGCCCCCGAGCGCTATTTTCATACCCGCCTGAGACGCGGCGCCAATGGTCTTCATGATACTTGGCTGATTCTTGGCGGGGAGGGCTTTGACAAGGATGTATTGCTCAATCGCAAAAGCCTGTCGTTGCGCCTGACCGGCACCAATGGCCAGCTGCCGCGCAAAGCCTTGCGCAGCACCTTGCTCGATGCTGCGGCGCAGTCCACCCAGGCAGGTTTGCGAGTGCGCAACCTGACCGCGCCGACATTACCGTGCTACCCACCCAATCGCGACCGTTTTCACTGGCGAGTACTCAGTCACCTGGGGTCGAATTTTCTACCGATGCTCAACAGTGCAGAAGTACTGCGTGGCACGTTGGCCTTGTACGAGTGGACGGGTAGCGAAACCAACCGCCGCCGTCTGGAGGCCATTGTCGACGTCAAGCATCACCTGATCCAGCGCTTCGAAAAAGGCTTCTTGCTGCGAGGTGTGGATATCGAAGTGACGGTCGATAGCAATGGCTTTTCAGGCGAGGGGGATATCTGCCTGTTTGGTGAAATGCTCAGCCGGTTCTTCGCTCTGTATGCGGACATTCATTTGTGCACTCAACTGACGATGATTTTGCAGCCGACGGGGAGGTGCCTGCGATGGAGCGAACATCACAGTCAGCGTATTCCCGGTTGA
- a CDS encoding ImcF-related family protein: MQFKRARLLIVVLSFALLILVLAGVALWLYPSGLNFAFGSVQGWDLSVVLPGIAFLIVLVTVGGLVLARRFGASSYHHLTEGGAQPVAEIRSKALHAFYGAAADSRPLSRMYLRQQYGWFWSRRVQVLLVVGEPAQVNAIVPGLIERQWLSGRAVVLLYGGSLLSKPDTTLLDKWQQQFRWRGIDGVVWALSERQLDDAASMSASIHHLQEMSRYLGRQLPVHVWQICESHWDQSERGIEAVGGLLPTRRAIAHWEEHLGALQRSLREQGLAQMQVQIAHDFLLRLARNLQVDGAARWYRLIESLSGSGSRGIQVRGVWFSLPVQRPELSTTIEHHWPEDPAWSGILNDRSARARRLGWHPARVAYVSALGLASIWGIGLVLSFASNRAEVGQIAAAYSALQQPVAGTDTKQALGEMVRELSRLDYRSEHGAPWYQRFGLNRSQDLREAVWPLYTQANSQLLRDPAVSELEKRLKALVNLPPASPLRAKRAQQTYAYLKAYLMLARPEKADAAFLVQTLGATEPALWTFYGEHLPEHPDWAIKADLRLIAQTRQVLLRALGQRNAESSLYQQVLDTAANHYPALGLQQMVGDTDASALFTSAEQVPGVFTRQAWEGQVRAAIEEAAQARREEIDWVLSDHPNDIAKALSPEQLRERLTTRYFQDYSSAWLSFLNSLRWRQGHGLSDVIAQLTLMSDVRQSPLIALMNTLSYQGQAGFRGQALADSLIESAQKLVGQKAAPIVDQLPQTPSGPLDSTFGPLLSLLGKEADGRMSDDRLSLQTFLTRVTAVRLKLQQVVTAPDPEAMIQVLAQTVFQGKGADLTDIQAYGNLIAASLGADWGPAANTLFVRPLDQAWQQILLPSSAGLNRAWQRAIVDEWQGAFSGRYPFAATSSDASLPMLGQMIRADSGRIEQFLAQQLMGLLRKEGSRWVADSRQSQGLRFNPDFLTAINQLSQLADVLYTDGGMGVSFELQGKPVRDVVQTTFVLNGEKHHYFNQRESWQRFRWPGQGDHPGISLTWSSVHTGERLFADYQGTWGLIRLLEQANVMALDDGDSRFRVVLDAPDGLGLTWHLRTELGEGPLALLKLRGFSLPREIFLVEGRDTPQYSQNGGYE, translated from the coding sequence ATGCAATTCAAGCGGGCGCGGTTACTGATTGTTGTGCTTTCCTTTGCACTACTGATTCTTGTGCTGGCGGGAGTGGCACTTTGGCTTTATCCCTCAGGTTTGAACTTCGCGTTCGGTAGCGTTCAAGGGTGGGATCTGTCAGTAGTATTGCCTGGGATCGCTTTTCTGATTGTGCTGGTTACTGTTGGGGGCTTGGTGCTTGCCCGTCGCTTCGGTGCTTCCAGTTACCACCATCTCACCGAGGGCGGTGCTCAGCCAGTAGCAGAGATCCGATCCAAAGCCTTGCATGCATTCTACGGCGCGGCTGCAGACAGCCGTCCCTTGAGCCGAATGTATCTTCGCCAACAGTACGGTTGGTTCTGGTCGAGAAGAGTACAGGTGCTGCTGGTGGTCGGCGAGCCTGCCCAAGTCAATGCCATTGTCCCTGGTCTGATTGAACGACAGTGGCTGTCGGGACGGGCAGTTGTGCTTCTTTATGGTGGCAGTCTCCTTTCTAAACCAGACACAACGCTGCTCGACAAATGGCAACAGCAGTTTCGCTGGCGCGGCATTGATGGTGTCGTTTGGGCGCTAAGCGAACGCCAGCTCGACGATGCTGCTTCCATGAGTGCAAGCATTCATCATCTGCAGGAGATGAGCCGTTATCTAGGCAGGCAATTGCCTGTGCATGTTTGGCAAATCTGTGAAAGCCACTGGGACCAGTCGGAGCGTGGCATTGAGGCGGTCGGTGGCTTGCTTCCTACCCGACGAGCCATAGCTCACTGGGAGGAGCATTTGGGTGCCCTGCAGCGCTCGCTGCGCGAACAAGGTTTGGCGCAGATGCAGGTCCAGATAGCGCACGACTTTCTTCTGCGACTTGCGCGTAACCTGCAGGTTGACGGTGCTGCACGATGGTATCGCCTGATCGAGTCCCTCTCAGGAAGTGGCTCCCGAGGCATCCAGGTCCGTGGCGTGTGGTTCAGCTTGCCCGTTCAGAGGCCAGAACTGTCGACGACAATCGAACACCACTGGCCCGAAGACCCAGCATGGTCCGGAATCCTCAACGATCGCTCCGCCCGAGCCCGCCGACTGGGTTGGCACCCAGCCAGAGTCGCCTACGTTTCTGCGCTGGGCCTGGCTTCCATCTGGGGCATCGGCTTGGTGTTGTCCTTTGCCAGCAACCGTGCCGAGGTCGGTCAGATCGCGGCGGCCTACAGCGCGTTGCAGCAGCCTGTAGCAGGCACCGACACTAAACAGGCACTGGGCGAGATGGTGCGTGAACTCTCCCGCCTGGACTACCGATCAGAACACGGCGCACCGTGGTACCAGCGCTTTGGCCTGAACCGGTCGCAAGACCTGCGTGAGGCAGTGTGGCCGCTCTATACGCAGGCCAATAGCCAGCTGCTCCGCGACCCCGCCGTTTCGGAACTGGAAAAACGGCTCAAAGCGTTGGTCAACTTGCCTCCGGCGAGCCCCCTGCGCGCCAAGCGGGCACAACAGACGTACGCCTACCTCAAAGCCTATCTGATGCTGGCGCGCCCGGAAAAGGCCGATGCCGCGTTCTTGGTCCAGACCCTGGGCGCTACCGAACCGGCATTGTGGACGTTCTACGGCGAGCATCTGCCTGAGCACCCTGACTGGGCGATCAAGGCCGACCTCAGGTTGATCGCCCAAACGCGCCAGGTGCTGCTGCGTGCACTGGGTCAGCGAAACGCTGAAAGCAGCCTGTACCAGCAGGTCCTCGACACCGCGGCGAACCACTACCCGGCGTTGGGTTTGCAGCAGATGGTCGGCGACACCGATGCAAGCGCCCTGTTCACCAGTGCAGAACAGGTCCCCGGTGTATTCACCCGCCAAGCGTGGGAAGGGCAGGTTCGTGCAGCCATTGAAGAGGCGGCGCAAGCGCGGCGCGAAGAGATTGACTGGGTACTCAGCGACCACCCCAACGACATTGCCAAGGCGCTGAGCCCCGAGCAACTGAGGGAGCGCTTGACTACCCGCTACTTCCAGGATTACAGCAGTGCCTGGCTGAGCTTCCTCAACAGCCTGCGCTGGCGGCAGGGCCATGGCCTGAGCGATGTGATTGCACAGCTGACACTGATGAGTGATGTGCGTCAGTCGCCATTGATTGCCCTGATGAACACGCTGAGTTACCAGGGCCAGGCAGGCTTCCGTGGCCAGGCCCTGGCCGATTCCCTGATCGAATCGGCACAGAAGTTGGTGGGGCAAAAAGCAGCGCCGATCGTCGATCAACTTCCCCAAACGCCCAGTGGCCCGCTCGACAGTACCTTTGGCCCATTGCTATCGCTTCTGGGAAAGGAAGCTGATGGCCGAATGAGTGATGACCGCCTGAGCTTGCAAACTTTCCTCACGCGGGTCACCGCTGTGCGCTTGAAGCTGCAGCAAGTGGTCACTGCGCCCGACCCTGAGGCAATGATCCAGGTACTGGCGCAAACGGTGTTCCAGGGGAAGGGCGCGGACCTGACCGATATCCAGGCCTATGGCAACCTGATCGCCGCCAGTCTTGGCGCCGACTGGGGGCCAGCGGCCAACACGCTGTTCGTGCGGCCGCTGGATCAGGCCTGGCAACAGATTCTGCTGCCGTCGTCGGCCGGCCTCAACCGGGCGTGGCAGCGCGCGATCGTCGATGAGTGGCAGGGCGCTTTCAGCGGCCGTTATCCGTTCGCTGCCACCAGCAGTGACGCTTCATTGCCCATGCTGGGGCAGATGATTCGCGCTGACTCTGGGCGGATCGAGCAGTTCCTGGCTCAGCAGCTCATGGGGCTGCTACGCAAGGAAGGCAGCCGCTGGGTGGCCGACTCGCGGCAAAGCCAGGGGCTGCGTTTCAACCCGGACTTCCTGACAGCGATCAATCAGCTCAGTCAGCTGGCTGATGTGCTGTACACCGATGGGGGCATGGGTGTGAGCTTCGAGTTGCAAGGCAAACCTGTGCGTGATGTGGTGCAAACCACCTTCGTACTCAATGGTGAAAAGCACCACTACTTCAACCAGCGAGAAAGCTGGCAACGCTTTCGCTGGCCAGGGCAGGGCGACCATCCGGGCATAAGCCTGACGTGGAGCAGCGTCCACACCGGCGAACGTCTATTTGCGGACTACCAGGGAACCTGGGGGCTGATTCGTCTGCTGGAGCAGGCCAATGTAATGGCGCTGGACGATGGCGACAGTCGTTTTCGGGTCGTGCTGGATGCGCCGGATGGTCTGGGCCTGACCTGGCACTTGCGAACGGAGTTGGGCGAAGGGCCGCTGGCACTGCTCAAGTTGCGCGGGTTCAGCCTGCCGCGAGAGATCTTTCTGGTAGAGGGCCGGGATACCCCGCAGTACTCGCAAAATGGGGGTTACGAATGA
- the tssG gene encoding type VI secretion system baseplate subunit TssG has translation MERTSQSAYSRLKAEGILHVLAEQVSTANVYRFCQVLEQVLAEQPPLGSTAHPSDDRVRFRPDPGMGFPAGELKAIEIDESAPHRPLTVRTRLLGLYGVDSPLPTGYLDDIAQRREGHEALEHFLDIFNHRLFTQFYRIWRKYSYPATFEPGGRDATSQCLLGLIGLGIPGTAERIATPMSRFLALLSVMRLPTRNAEGIGALVKLLAPHTDTHVTGHWPQSVVLEQPASLAPAHPVTLGQGMPLGAVGHDANSQLRLRLCTDDQNEAREWLPGGRLIADLRVLLEVYLGWRCTALLQLSIPREMVPAPVLGRTRSMLGMTAVLKRAEGVLASAQDDTITINLGRYQGLQPNPCRKEVQHVAYRF, from the coding sequence ATGGAGCGAACATCACAGTCAGCGTATTCCCGGTTGAAGGCCGAGGGCATTCTGCATGTGTTGGCTGAACAGGTATCGACGGCTAACGTCTACCGCTTCTGCCAAGTGCTGGAACAGGTTCTGGCTGAACAACCACCGCTGGGCAGCACTGCACATCCCAGTGATGACCGGGTCAGGTTCCGGCCAGACCCTGGAATGGGATTTCCAGCAGGCGAGTTGAAGGCCATTGAAATCGACGAGTCTGCTCCACACCGACCGCTGACAGTGCGAACCCGGCTGCTGGGTTTGTATGGCGTCGACTCTCCATTGCCCACGGGCTATCTGGATGATATCGCCCAGCGACGCGAAGGCCATGAGGCGCTGGAGCACTTCCTCGATATCTTCAACCATCGGCTATTTACCCAGTTCTACCGGATCTGGCGCAAGTACTCCTACCCGGCAACGTTCGAGCCGGGCGGGCGTGATGCGACTTCACAGTGTTTGTTGGGTTTGATCGGGCTGGGGATTCCCGGTACGGCAGAGCGTATCGCCACACCGATGTCACGTTTCCTGGCCCTGCTCAGCGTGATGCGTCTACCCACGCGTAACGCGGAGGGGATTGGTGCGCTGGTGAAGTTGCTGGCGCCGCACACGGATACGCACGTGACCGGGCATTGGCCGCAGAGCGTTGTGCTTGAGCAGCCCGCCAGCCTTGCGCCAGCGCATCCGGTGACCTTGGGCCAAGGCATGCCATTGGGCGCTGTCGGGCACGACGCGAACAGCCAACTGCGCCTGCGGCTGTGCACCGACGACCAGAATGAGGCGCGTGAGTGGCTTCCTGGTGGCCGGCTGATTGCCGATCTGCGCGTGTTGCTTGAAGTGTATCTGGGGTGGCGTTGTACAGCGCTGCTGCAGCTCTCAATTCCACGTGAGATGGTGCCGGCTCCTGTACTAGGACGCACTCGGTCGATGCTTGGCATGACCGCTGTGTTGAAACGGGCAGAGGGCGTACTCGCATCGGCTCAAGACGACACGATCACGATTAACCTGGGCCGATATCAAGGTCTGCAGCCGAACCCTTGCAGGAAGGAGGTACAGCATGTGGCGTACCGTTTTTAA